Proteins from a genomic interval of Nematostella vectensis chromosome 5, jaNemVect1.1, whole genome shotgun sequence:
- the LOC5505625 gene encoding adhesion G protein-coupled receptor B1 — MNPRLLIFVVVAALSFIHKSEAGFRIRRRRRSCGAVNCAVSGWGEWSACSAPCGSTGTQFTTRTVTRQPACGGSPCPTLRKAQPCNRFCHNGGMPVPNQCYCSSHYRGRCCEIADGGWSAWSSWSPCPKTCGAAQHYRTRGCNQPIPSKGGRPCQGDAREEKLCSAVPCPVHGGWSTWGSWSVCSKTCGTGTQTRDRLCTNPSPAFGGRYCEPPNSKKQTKECKGLGTCLNILGLGCYDARWKETLKDFRNEMDWSDFSKVVKLCSKLAKESGYRFFGIAYYTKCVVDLSKNYDYAKLQRGECFDKVGLQDSMYVYIVM; from the exons ATGAACCCAAGACTTCTCATTTTCGTTGTCGTGGCAGCTTTGTCTTTCATTCATAAAAGCGAGGCCGGCTTCCGGATCCGTCGGCGACGGAGGTCGTGTGGAGCTGTCAATTGTGCGGTCAGCGGCTGGGGGGAATGGAGCGCATGCTCCGCGCCGTGTGGAAGTACTGGCACCCAGTTTACCACGCGCACTGTTACTAGGCAACCTGCATGTGGTGGAAGTCCGTGTCCCACTCTGCGTAAAGCCCAGCCATGTAACCGATTCTGCCACAATGGTGGGATGCCTGTGCCCAACCAGTGCTATTGTAGCAGTCATTACAGGGGACGATGCTGCGAGATAG CTGATGGCGGCTGGTCAGCATGGAGTAGCTGGAGCCCATGCCCTAAGACATGTGGAGCGGCTCAACACTACAGAACACGCGGATGTAATCAACCAATCCCAAGCAAGGGTGGACGCCCCTGTCAGGGGGATGCACGGGAGGAGAAATTGTGCTCTGCCGTTCCATGCCCAG TGCACGGAGGATGGTCGACGTGGGGAAGTTGGAGCGTCTGTAGCAAGACGTGTGGGACTGGCACCCAGACACGTGACCGCCTCTGCACCAATCCCAGCCCTGCTTTCGGGGGACGTTACTGCGAACCGCCCAATTCCAAAAAACAAACGAAGGAATGTAAAGGGTTGGGGACTTGCCTTAATATAC TCGGTCTAGGTTGTTACGATGCCAGATGGAAGGAAACTTTGAAAGACTTTCGCAATGAGATGGACTGGTCAGATTTTAGTAAAGTCGTCAAGCTTTGTTCAAAACTTGCCAAGGAGAGCGGTTACCGCTTCTTTGGCATCGCGTACTACACCAAATGCGTGGTGGATCTTTCAAAGAATTACGACTACGCGAAGCTCCAAAGAGGAGAGTGTTTTGATAAAGTTGGACTTCAAGACTCGATGTATGTCTATATTGTCATGTAA
- the LOC5505636 gene encoding uncharacterized protein LOC5505636 has protein sequence MTITGEFEENCKVKDPIWTPVEVEKFWQVIEPYLTNLLNGALNLPGSNIDFKNLDPQSENNLRQCLHFVHQQLWQGKYTQSVANLKAVRKFFSELYTKESQKDEHCKRCPYSEGDLEHIRRIFFSQPVNRHVCKDCWT, from the exons ATGACAATCACAGGAGAATTTGAGGAAAACTGCAAAGTTAAAGATCCTATATGGACGCCAGTGGAAGTAGAGAAATTCTGGCAGGTTATTGAACCGTATTTGACAAACCTTCTAAATGGGGCTTTGAATTTGCCTGGTAGCAACATAGACTTTAAAAACTTGGACCCGCAAAGCGAGAACAACCTTCGACAATGCCTTCATTTTGTCCACCAACAACTTTGGCAAGGAAAGTATACACAGAGCGTGGCGAATCTGAAAGCTGTGCGGAAGTTTTTCAGTGAATTATATACAAAGGAATCACAAAAGGATGAACATTGCAAGCGATGCCCCTACAGTGAAGGAGATCTTGAGCATATCAGGCGGATTTTCTTCTCACAGCCAGTAAATAG GCATGTTTGCAAAGACTGTTGGACGTAA